TACAACCTGGTAGTAAACAACATCAGCCATTTTCCGTGAGCTGTTGTATTTTTTGAGAAATGATTTTTTTATCGGCAGATGAATGACTTAAGGCCAGGGCTTTTTCCAATGCGCTGTGCGCTAAACTATTGTCGATGCCGGTATACAATTCCCCTAGTAACAGATGGTACTGATAATGGTCGTTAAGTGACAGTTTCTTCGCTTCCTGTAAGGCCGCTTCCTTGCTGTTGGCCCTGGAAAGGGCGTAGGTCCTGTTAAGGGCGGCAATGGGAGAGTACTCTACTGTCAACAGGTGGTTATATAGTTGCAGGATATTTTCCCACTTCTCCGGCGTGTTGGTCTTAATGGTATGCCAGTACGCAATGCCTGCTTCAAAATGGTACTTGGAAGCGGTATTGCCTTCAGAGGCTTTGTTCAGAAAAAACTGTCCCTGTCGGATCAGGTCTTCGTCCCACAGACTGGTGTCCTGGTCATCATATAAAATAGTTTCCCCGCTGTCGTCAGTACGGGCTTCGAACCGCGATGCCTGAAAGCTCATCAGGGCAATGAGGGCGTTGACGGCCGGGGTGTTGGTGGCTTCGTTTTCTGTCAGTAAAAAGGTGAGCCGCATGGCTTCGAGGCACAGGTCTTTGCGCAGCGAATGGTCATGGCTGGCGGAGAAATAACCTTCGTTGAACAGCAGGTACAGCGTGCGCAACACTGCTTCCAGGCGGCCGGGGATCTGCGAGGCTTCCGGGAACGCGATGGCTATATTCTCTTCACGCAGTTTCTCTCTGGCCCGCAGCAACCGTTTGTTGATAGTATCTTTACCGGTGAGAAAAGCGTCGGCGATTTCTTCAATGCCAAAGCCGCACAATACCCGCAGGGCCAGCCCTATCTGCGATTCCAGGGAAATGGCGGGATGACAGACGGCAAACATCATCTGCAACTGGCTATCCTTAATGTTCTGAGCAGAAAGGTCTATTTCCGGCACTTCGCTGGTAACAGCCTGGCTTAACTGCACGGATACTTTTTGCTGGAACACGGCACGGTGTTTCAGGTGGTTTTTCGCTTTGTTCTTGGCCACGGTGTACAACCAGGCCGCCGGGTTTTCCGGCAGGCCTTTCAGGCCCCATAGTTCAGAGGCGGACAGAAAGGTTTCGCTGGCAATATCTTCAGCTATGTCCAGATGTTCAAATCCCAGCAGCTTGCACAATACCGCCGTAATCTTGCTGTATTCGGTCCTGAACAAATGGGGGAGCAGTTCTTTTTCTTCCATAATTAAAATGCAAATTACGAATTGAAGGCTTACTTATAACAAGGTTAATAAGCAACCTCTCCATAAGTAAACTCTCAATTCGTAATTTGTAATTTGTAATTCGTAATTACAACACGCTGATTTCCCTGATTTCCACGTTGCCGCCAACTGCCAGTATAGGACATCCTTTGGCCAGTTCAGCTGCTTCTTCGATGGAATTAGCCTGTATGACGGTATAGCCGCCCAGTGTTTCTTTGATTTCGGTGAAAGGTCCGTCGGTCACCACGTTATTAGGTCTGATTACTTTGCCGGTCTGTTCGAGACGGTTGCCACGGTCTGCCAGTTTGTTCTGTGCTGCAATGCCGCCGATCCAGTCCATCCATTTTTTGGTGTTAGCCTGCATTTCTTCAGGTGAACGTTGGGCTGCCTGTGTAGTGTCTGCTCTGTAGAGAAATAAGAAATTTTTCATGGCCTTAAATTTAGATGTTTATATCCTAATAACAACCATGCTTCCGTGAATAAGACATCTTCCCGCCGGTTTTTTTAAAATTATTGTAAGATATTTTAAATCAATATCTTAAGAAGATGATAAAGCAGACTTTTAAAAGCTGAATTGATGAATACTGAGCCCATTGCGGTCAGGGTCCTGCAGAAAAAAAACTTTCCCGAAAGCAGATTCCCGGATGTCTGAAACAATGATCCCTTCCTGATGCAGCCGTTCCCTTTCACAGACAATATTCTCTGTTTCCAGTACCAGGCCCTGTAAAGTGCCGGCATGCATATGGCTGTAAGGCCATTGCCGCACCAGCGAAATGGTGGTGACCTGGTTGCTGAAGCCCAGCTGTATCCACATGTCGCCGTTGGGCATCAGTACTTCTGCCAGCAACTCGAAGCCCAGTAACAGGTAAAAGTCTTTGGACAGCTGTTGATCGGTAACGGGTACAGAAATATTCTCAATAGCTTTCATGAAAAGGCAAATTGCTGCAAAGGTAGCCCTGTAAAGGTAATTGGCAGGGGAGGCCAGCGACAATCGCCAAGGGGTATTCCGACAAAAAATTACGAATTACGAATTACGAATTACGAATTACGAATTACGAGCATGCTTAATAACCTTGCCATATGAGGAGCCTCAATTCGTAATTCGTAATTCGTAATTTGTAATTGACAAACCGTCACCATAACGCTTTTTAATCTGCCGGGTCAATATCCAGTCACGCAGCAGGTCAAAGTAACCGGCTGATTGCCTTAGCAGCACAGGGCCATCGGGACTGTCCCTGACATCGATGATGCCGTGGTCCGCATTGGGGAAAATCACAACATCGATATTTTTGCGGGTGGCGGTGGCGTCTTTTAATGCGGCAATGGTACCGGCGTTGGGCGCTTCAGTATCTTTTCCGGCGATCACCCATAACATAGGTACATTGACACGACGGAAAGGTGGCAGCGGATCATAATCCAGCTGGATGTCTGTCGGGAAGGTCTGTTTCAGGCTGTCCAGCTGTGCCCGGCTCAGGTTGAGGATGGGACCGGTGTAGTCTCCCTGTAACGAGGCAAACCAGGGCTCTTGTTTATACTTTGCCTTGAGGGCGTCCAGTTCAGCGAACCCGCCACTAAACCCGGTACGGAAAACCTGGTCGGTGGCAGCTACCACCTGCATCGCTTTGGCAATGTCTTCGTCGCTGTAATGTCCGTTTTTCAAATCGTGTAGCACCTCCTGGCGGTTCTCTTCTTTGGGTGCGATGAGCAGACTGTAACTGGCGACAACAAAATCTACCGGCGTAAGGGTAGCAGTAAGCGGCACCACCCATCCGCCCTGGCTTTCGCCCATCAGGCCAGTAGGCAGACCTTTCACCGCGGCCTGTGCTTTTACCGCCTTTACGACGGCCACCATGTCGGCGGCCAGCAGTTCAAAATTGGCGCTCAGCTGACCGGTAGATCTGCCGGTGCCCCTTTTGTCATATACAAATACGGCAATATCGCCCAGTGGCAGGATATATTGTTTATAGTTATTGTATACTGCCGATGAACCACCGGAACCGTCATGCAGTATCACTACCGCCCTGGGCTTATGGTTGACAGGAAGGTAAAGTTCCCCGTAAACAGAAGCCCCTTTCACAGGGATATGCATGGGGATAACGGGGAAGGGTATACGCTTTCCGGTATACGTTTTCCCGTCCTGTTTAAAAACAAGCGAACCGCTGGCACAGCCCCCAAAATACGCGAAGACGTTTGGGGCCTTTGCATTGGCCCAGCCGGGACCGGAAAGATAGCTGCTGTCGGCCTGCAAAAAGAGGCGGCCGGTAGTGCCGTCCAGCCGGCGGTACCGAAGATCGTTGTCCTGTGACGGACTTATCACCAGCTGGCTGCCATCGCTCAGCGCATAGGCGCCGTTGCGGCAGTTGGAGTAACTTTCGGTTTGGGCGGTGGCGGTGCTGGTGATCAGCACAGCGGTGAACAGCGATAGAAGATATGTTTTCATATATCGGCAGATAGTGATTAAAGGGCCAGTTCAAATGTAGCAAAACCCCCGTCTTTATAATGGGCAGGCAGGCCTTCCGGATTAGGAATCTCTACTACGCCCAGGTAAGTGAAGCCGCAGCTCACATAATAGTTGTTCAGTTTCTCATTACCGGCGCCGGTGTCCAGCCGCAGGTACTGCCGGCCATGCTCCCGTCCGTACTGCTTCGCCCACGCTACGATTTGCTTCACAAATCCCCGGCCCCGGTATTCCGGGTGAGTGGCGATACGGTGAAGGTACAGAGAAGGCTCATGGTCCTTGTCGCCCCATATCAACGGATCATTGAAGGTGGTAACAAACACGCAGACCGTCTTGTTGTCGGTTACCAGTTTCCATTGCCGCTTTTCGTTGATTTCCTTTGTTACCACTGACCGCTCAAATCCTTTCCAGTAACGGCCTGCTCCCTGTTGCCGCTGGTAATTGGTACCTTCTTCGTAAAGGTAAAAGATATCGTCTATGTCTGTAAGCGTACTGTTGATTATTTCCATGCCACAATTATTTCTCCAAAATTATTTACTTTGCAAGTACTGTAACAGATACAGAGTCCATATATTTTACTGTAACAGATGAAAGATTTCCATTACATCGAGATAGCCAACAGGATAGAGGCCATGATCAACAATGACACCTATCCGTTGGGAGAGAAACTGCCCTCTCTGCGCGCGGTCAGTGAACATTTTAACGTTAGTGTGGGCACCTCCCTGAAAGCCTATTCGTTGCTGATAGACAAAGGCCTGCTGGCATCCAGGGAAAAATCAGGGTA
This window of the Chitinophaga varians genome carries:
- a CDS encoding RNA polymerase sigma factor, with translation MEEKELLPHLFRTEYSKITAVLCKLLGFEHLDIAEDIASETFLSASELWGLKGLPENPAAWLYTVAKNKAKNHLKHRAVFQQKVSVQLSQAVTSEVPEIDLSAQNIKDSQLQMMFAVCHPAISLESQIGLALRVLCGFGIEEIADAFLTGKDTINKRLLRAREKLREENIAIAFPEASQIPGRLEAVLRTLYLLFNEGYFSASHDHSLRKDLCLEAMRLTFLLTENEATNTPAVNALIALMSFQASRFEARTDDSGETILYDDQDTSLWDEDLIRQGQFFLNKASEGNTASKYHFEAGIAYWHTIKTNTPEKWENILQLYNHLLTVEYSPIAALNRTYALSRANSKEAALQEAKKLSLNDHYQYHLLLGELYTGIDNSLAHSALEKALALSHSSADKKIISQKIQQLTENG
- a CDS encoding YciI family protein codes for the protein MKNFLFLYRADTTQAAQRSPEEMQANTKKWMDWIGGIAAQNKLADRGNRLEQTGKVIRPNNVVTDGPFTEIKETLGGYTVIQANSIEEAAELAKGCPILAVGGNVEIREISVL
- a CDS encoding VOC family protein, whose amino-acid sequence is MKAIENISVPVTDQQLSKDFYLLLGFELLAEVLMPNGDMWIQLGFSNQVTTISLVRQWPYSHMHAGTLQGLVLETENIVCERERLHQEGIIVSDIRESAFGKVFFLQDPDRNGLSIHQFSF
- a CDS encoding alpha/beta hydrolase family protein, which produces MKTYLLSLFTAVLITSTATAQTESYSNCRNGAYALSDGSQLVISPSQDNDLRYRRLDGTTGRLFLQADSSYLSGPGWANAKAPNVFAYFGGCASGSLVFKQDGKTYTGKRIPFPVIPMHIPVKGASVYGELYLPVNHKPRAVVILHDGSGGSSAVYNNYKQYILPLGDIAVFVYDKRGTGRSTGQLSANFELLAADMVAVVKAVKAQAAVKGLPTGLMGESQGGWVVPLTATLTPVDFVVASYSLLIAPKEENRQEVLHDLKNGHYSDEDIAKAMQVVAATDQVFRTGFSGGFAELDALKAKYKQEPWFASLQGDYTGPILNLSRAQLDSLKQTFPTDIQLDYDPLPPFRRVNVPMLWVIAGKDTEAPNAGTIAALKDATATRKNIDVVIFPNADHGIIDVRDSPDGPVLLRQSAGYFDLLRDWILTRQIKKRYGDGLSITNYELRITN
- a CDS encoding GNAT family N-acetyltransferase; this translates as MEIINSTLTDIDDIFYLYEEGTNYQRQQGAGRYWKGFERSVVTKEINEKRQWKLVTDNKTVCVFVTTFNDPLIWGDKDHEPSLYLHRIATHPEYRGRGFVKQIVAWAKQYGREHGRQYLRLDTGAGNEKLNNYYVSCGFTYLGVVEIPNPEGLPAHYKDGGFATFELAL